The genomic DNA GCCGGTTTTCAACTACCAGCCCGATCTGATTGCAGAAAATCTCCAGAATTTCAATGTCATCATCGCTGATTTCTTCATGACGGTAACTACGATCCGCCAACATGGTACCGACGATACCCCGTTCCGTCAATACCGGCATCAGTACGCAGACACTCCGTTTCAGGGCGGCGTTGCGTCGTTTATCCAGAGGCGTCAGAAAAGACTGCTCAAGCCCCTCGCGGATACGAACAATCTCTCCGGTGCGCACGACCCGGGTTTCAACGCAATCATCCTTGTTGACATCATACTTAAGCCCCTTGACACTGACCTGACAACCAACGTTGATAACCCCTTCCAGAACATCACTGCCTTCGCGCAGCAGGTACAACGCCACCCGGTCATAAACCAGAGCCTCGGCCACCGCCTCCAGAATACTTCGCGCCAGTTCCTCGCGACTCATGCCAGTCATGGTCAGGCGGCTGATCTGATGCAGAGCGGCCAGCACCTGTTTGGTATTTTTATAAAGCATCAGGACTCACATGTTAAATTAAAGATGATCTGCGCGTGCATATATTTTTTGCCGTTAAAAAACAAGACCATTTTAAGTTTTCGGCCAACAAAAAGGGGCCCCTCACCTTGGCCCCCTTGGAAGAATCGACTCCCGCTTGCGGTTTATTTTTTCACGGCTTCACGCCCCAGATAAAAAGCTTTGAGATTGAGCTCCACCAATTTGGCCGGAAGCAGCTCTTTGATCTTCCTTTCCCAGAGACTTTCCGGCAGGGGCAGAAAACTGGAAACCGCGCCGACCATGACCACATTGGCGGAGCGGGCGTTGCCGGCCTGCGTTCCCAGCCCCAGGCCGTCGACGGCAAAGGTCTTTTCCCCGAAAGCGGCGATCCGTTCGGCCACGTCGGCGGGATATTCCGCCACTCCGGAAGCCACGGTGCTGGGATTGATCCGCATCGTATTATAGATGATCGTGCCGCCGGGTTTGAGACAGTGCAGATTGCGCAGGGTTTCCAGCCGTTCAAAACCGATCAGGAAATCAGCTTCCCCGGGATCAACCGTCGGGGAGTAAACCTTGGTCCCGAAACGAACATGGCTGGTGACACTGCCGCCGCGCTGCGACATACCATGCACCTCACTCTGTTTAACATCAAGGTCGGCCTCGATCGCCACCGAGGTAAAAATCTGGCTCGCCAGCAGAACCCCTTGGCCGCCGACCCCGGCCAGCAGAATATTTGTAGTTTCCATTAATTATTCTCCGATAATTGCATCAAATTTACAGACCTGGGCACAAACTCCGCAACCGGCGCACATATTGGGATCAATCACAACAAAACGTTTATCGCCATCCTCCTCCAGCGAAAGCGCATTACAGCTGACCGAAAGACAACGTTTGCAGCCGGTGCATTTTTCCGGATCGACCCGGAAAGGCGGATGGCTGATGCGATAGCGCAGAACGCAGGGAGCCTCGACCACGATCACGGTCATTTCATCGCCGGACAGGGCGGTTTTCAATTTTTCTTCGATATCGGCCAGGTTGTAAGGATCGATCTTGACCACATTCTTGATCCCGAAAGCCCTGACCAGGGCCGGAATATCGGCGGCAATCGCCTCTTCTCCGGACAGGGTCCGCCCCGAGCCGGGGTTTTCCTGTCCCCCGGTCATGCCGGTGGTCCGATTGTCGAGAATCATGGCGACCGAGTTGCTCTTGTTGTAGATGGCGTTCAACAGGCTGGTCATACCGGAATGAAAAAAGGTCGAGTCTCCGATGACGGAAACCACCTTCTGGGTCATGTCCTCGCGGTTTTCGATCACCTTGGCGATACCGTGTCCCATGCTGATACTGGCGCCCATGCAGACACAGGTATGCATCGCCGAAATCGGCGGCAGGGCTCCCAGGGTATAGCAGCCGATATCGCCGGAGACAAAGACCTTCAGCTTCTTCAGAATCGTAAAGATACCGCGATGGGAACAACCGGGGCAGAACGCCGGAGGCCGGCCCGGCAAACCCGCGACCGCCGGTTTCAAGGCGGCGGCATGACCGCTGACCTGAGCTTTGATGAAAGCGGCGCTGAACTCACCCAGGATCGGAAACCAATCCTTGCCATGATCGACCTTGATGCCCATGGCCTTGATCTGATCTTCGAAAAAAGGATCACCCTCCTCGATTACCAACAACTGGTCGACCGCCGCCGCGAACTCCCTGATTTTATTTTCCGGCAACGGATAGGTCAGGCCCAGTTTCAGCACCGAGGCCTCGGGCAGCGCTTCGCGCACATACTGATAACTGATGCCGTTGGTCACGATTCCGATTTTGCGATCGTGATACTCAATTCGATTGAGCGGCGTGGTTTCGGAATATTCCTTGAGTTTGAGGATCCGTTCCTCAACCAGGGGATGACGCTGCTTGGCGCTGACCGGCAGCATCGTGTATTTAGGCATGTTCTTTTCCAGAACCAAGGGTTCCGAAGCTCCGGCCCGTTCTCCCAGGCTGACGATACTTTTTGAATGCGAAGTCCGGGTCGTGGTCCGGAAAAGCACCGGCGTGTCGTATTTTTCACTGAGTTCCAGGGCGATGGCGACAAAATCCTTGCATTCCTGGCTGTCGCTCGGCTCAATCACCGGAACCTTGGCGAAACGACCGTAATTACGGTTGTCCTGCTCATTCTGCGAGCTGTGCATGGCCGGATCATCGGCGCTGACCAGCATCAGTCCGCCCTTGACCCCGGTATAGGAAAAGGTGAACAGCGGATCGGCCGCGACGTTAATGCCAACATG from Pseudomonadota bacterium includes the following:
- the iorA gene encoding indolepyruvate ferredoxin oxidoreductase subunit alpha, with protein sequence MSEKKAILSGNEAIARGAWEAGVRLASAYPGTPSTEILENVKNYSDIYSEWAPNEKVALEVGIGASIAGARTLVTMKHVGINVAADPLFTFSYTGVKGGLMLVSADDPAMHSSQNEQDNRNYGRFAKVPVIEPSDSQECKDFVAIALELSEKYDTPVLFRTTTRTSHSKSIVSLGERAGASEPLVLEKNMPKYTMLPVSAKQRHPLVEERILKLKEYSETTPLNRIEYHDRKIGIVTNGISYQYVREALPEASVLKLGLTYPLPENKIREFAAAVDQLLVIEEGDPFFEDQIKAMGIKVDHGKDWFPILGEFSAAFIKAQVSGHAAALKPAVAGLPGRPPAFCPGCSHRGIFTILKKLKVFVSGDIGCYTLGALPPISAMHTCVCMGASISMGHGIAKVIENREDMTQKVVSVIGDSTFFHSGMTSLLNAIYNKSNSVAMILDNRTTGMTGGQENPGSGRTLSGEEAIAADIPALVRAFGIKNVVKIDPYNLADIEEKLKTALSGDEMTVIVVEAPCVLRYRISHPPFRVDPEKCTGCKRCLSVSCNALSLEEDGDKRFVVIDPNMCAGCGVCAQVCKFDAIIGE
- a CDS encoding indolepyruvate oxidoreductase subunit beta, giving the protein METTNILLAGVGGQGVLLASQIFTSVAIEADLDVKQSEVHGMSQRGGSVTSHVRFGTKVYSPTVDPGEADFLIGFERLETLRNLHCLKPGGTIIYNTMRINPSTVASGVAEYPADVAERIAAFGEKTFAVDGLGLGTQAGNARSANVVMVGAVSSFLPLPESLWERKIKELLPAKLVELNLKAFYLGREAVKK